In one Gossypium hirsutum isolate 1008001.06 chromosome D09, Gossypium_hirsutum_v2.1, whole genome shotgun sequence genomic region, the following are encoded:
- the LOC107892634 gene encoding uncharacterized protein — translation MEVFEYANDQFAKINSKISFSLYFEKKTETLKKLSPLYLFGLLTDHRPPRWPPISGAGTAVCGGWKRENSLINPFGLSRPKSGLKIPKISTKILKANKKPFGFRPPFLGGGSLNRLNNVSDPIEGEDHMEIRLLTAAPTGYGADAFRRNPRVSLLVLGHDIWASIHFRFWAT, via the exons ATGGAAGTGTTTGAGTATGCTAATGATCAGTTTG ccaaaattaaCTCCAAAATTTCATTCtccctttattttgaaaaaaaaacagaaacctTAAAAAAACTCTCCCCCCTCTATTTGTTCGGCCTCCTGACCGATCATCGGCCACCACGCTGGCCGCCGATCTCCGGCGCCGGCACCGCCGTCTGCGGTGGCTGGAAAAGGGAAAATTCCCTAATCAACCCCTTCGGTCTCTCTAGGCCCAAATCTGGGCTCAAAATCCCCAAAATATCAACAAAAATCCTCAAAGCAAAcaagaaacctttcggtttcAGGCCACCATTCCTCGGGGGTGGCTCCCTCAACCGTCTCAACAACGTTTCAGACCCGATCGAAG GTGAAGATCACATGGAGATTCGACTCTTGACTGCAGCACCGACGGGCTACGGCGCTGATGCATTCCGTAGAAACCCTAGAGTTTCTTTATTGGTTTTGGGCCATGACATTTGGGCCTCTATTCACTTCAGATTTTGGGCCACCTAA